In Phormidium yuhuli AB48, one genomic interval encodes:
- a CDS encoding aminotransferase class III-fold pyridoxal phosphate-dependent enzyme, with protein MKTLAIVQARMGSTRFPNKVMRPILETPMIGLLLERLAQAKKIDKIILATSVNKINQSLVDYVADLGYEVYQGSEDDVLDRYYQVASIYQPEIVVRITGDCPLIEPEVVDDAISTFQSSNIDYLSNVSPPTYPDGLDVEVFSFTALAQAWQEARKAQEREHVTPYIRESAKFKLLNITHPENCANRRWTVDEPEDFEVVKNIFQYFAPRRDFSWLEVLRLEQQHPELFSANQHLVRNEGATLGKGQKLWKRAKRVIPGGNMLLSKRAEMFLPEKWPAYFSKAKGCYVWDMDGHQYIDMSIMGIGTNILGYGHPEVDEAVHQAVHQGNMSTLNCPEEVYLAERLVELHPWADMVRFARTGGEANAIAIRIARAASGKDKVAICGYHGWHDWYLAANLGDDGNLAGHLLPGLEPNGVPSTLKDTIYPFRYNDFNQLEALVQAHDIGTIKMEVSRSEPPKHNFLNKVRKLATDKGIVLIFDECTSGFRQTLGGLHKLYGVEPDMAMFGKALGNGYAITATIGRREVMEAAQRTFISSTFWTERIGPTAGLKTLEVMEKMQSWNLITETGHEIRRRWTELANRQNLDIQISGLPALSVFSFPSPKMLEYKTLITQEMLKKGYLAATSVYVCTEHKPEIIDGYFEALEPIFATIAQCEEGQDIEALLETNVCHGGFKRLN; from the coding sequence ATGAAGACTTTAGCCATCGTCCAGGCTCGCATGGGATCAACTCGTTTTCCGAATAAAGTGATGCGTCCTATTTTGGAAACTCCCATGATTGGACTTTTACTTGAGCGCCTAGCCCAAGCCAAGAAGATTGATAAAATCATCTTGGCAACCTCTGTCAATAAAATTAATCAATCTTTGGTTGACTATGTTGCTGATTTAGGTTATGAAGTCTATCAAGGAAGTGAAGATGATGTACTTGATCGATATTATCAAGTTGCTAGTATTTACCAGCCAGAAATAGTTGTTCGCATTACAGGAGATTGTCCCCTAATTGAACCTGAAGTAGTTGATGACGCAATCTCAACGTTTCAGTCCTCCAACATCGACTACCTCAGTAATGTAAGTCCCCCAACCTATCCCGATGGTTTAGATGTTGAAGTCTTTTCCTTTACTGCCTTAGCTCAAGCTTGGCAAGAAGCTCGCAAAGCTCAAGAACGAGAGCATGTTACTCCCTACATTCGAGAGTCAGCTAAGTTTAAATTACTGAACATCACACATCCTGAGAATTGTGCAAATCGGCGCTGGACTGTGGATGAACCAGAAGACTTTGAAGTCGTAAAAAATATTTTTCAATATTTTGCTCCCCGCCGTGACTTTAGCTGGTTGGAAGTGCTGAGACTAGAACAGCAGCATCCTGAACTGTTTAGCGCTAATCAACATCTCGTTCGTAATGAAGGAGCAACCCTTGGCAAAGGACAAAAACTCTGGAAACGAGCCAAGCGGGTGATTCCTGGCGGAAATATGCTTTTATCTAAACGAGCGGAAATGTTTCTTCCGGAAAAATGGCCCGCTTATTTCAGTAAAGCTAAGGGCTGCTATGTGTGGGATATGGATGGGCATCAATATATTGATATGTCGATTATGGGAATTGGGACCAATATACTTGGTTATGGACATCCCGAAGTAGATGAGGCAGTACATCAAGCAGTACATCAGGGTAACATGTCCACTTTGAACTGCCCAGAAGAGGTTTATCTGGCTGAGCGTTTGGTGGAATTACATCCCTGGGCAGATATGGTTAGGTTTGCTCGAACGGGTGGAGAGGCTAATGCGATTGCTATCCGTATTGCTCGTGCAGCATCCGGGAAAGATAAGGTGGCAATTTGCGGCTATCATGGCTGGCATGACTGGTATTTAGCCGCGAATTTGGGTGATGATGGTAATCTGGCTGGACATTTGCTACCCGGATTAGAGCCGAATGGGGTTCCATCTACTCTGAAAGATACAATTTATCCTTTTCGGTATAACGACTTTAACCAACTTGAGGCTTTGGTTCAAGCTCATGATATCGGGACTATTAAAATGGAGGTATCCCGCAGTGAACCTCCTAAACATAATTTTTTGAATAAGGTTAGAAAACTGGCTACGGATAAAGGAATTGTCTTGATTTTTGATGAATGTACTTCTGGATTTCGTCAAACCCTTGGAGGCTTACACAAGCTATATGGCGTTGAACCTGACATGGCTATGTTTGGTAAAGCTTTGGGCAATGGTTATGCGATTACTGCCACAATTGGACGGCGAGAGGTTATGGAGGCGGCTCAACGTACATTTATTAGTAGCACATTCTGGACTGAGCGAATTGGTCCAACGGCTGGACTAAAAACTTTAGAGGTTATGGAAAAAATGCAGTCTTGGAATCTCATTACTGAGACAGGACATGAAATTCGTCGGCGGTGGACTGAACTGGCTAACAGGCAAAACTTAGATATTCAAATTTCAGGCTTGCCAGCTTTAAGTGTTTTTAGCTTCCCCAGTCCCAAAATGCTGGAGTATAAAACGCTGATTACTCAAGAGATGCTGAAAAAAGGTTATTTAGCGGCTACCAGTGTTTATGTTTGTACGGAACATAAGCCGGAGATTATTGATGGTTATTTTGAAGCTCTCGAACCAATTTTTGCAACGATTGCTCAGTGTGAAGAGGGTCAAGATATTGAAGCACTTCTAGAAACGAACGTTTGTCATGGTGGATTTAAGCGGTTGAATTGA
- a CDS encoding aldo/keto reductase — translation MKRLALGTAQFGLSYGVANQQGQVSIDQVAEILRVASAVGVDTLDTAIAYGESEQVLGQVGVSSFKIISKLQALSDESLDLQKQVIDSVESSLERLRITQLYGLLLHRPGQLLSNQGVTLYQALQDLKNKGLVKKIGISIYSPTELEALCRSFEFDLIQAPFNIFDRRLERQGWLDKLKKKGVEVHSRSVFLQGLLLMDSASRPQYFERWEFLFKRLEEWCKTENLTLLEACLGTAWLNQNIDKIIVGVDSLAHLQEIVATITDELLLPPDDLYCEDTRLINPSEWKLS, via the coding sequence ATGAAACGTCTAGCATTAGGGACTGCTCAGTTTGGCTTGTCCTATGGGGTAGCTAATCAGCAGGGTCAGGTTAGTATAGACCAGGTTGCGGAGATTCTTAGGGTTGCTAGTGCTGTTGGAGTCGATACCCTAGATACGGCAATCGCTTACGGTGAAAGTGAGCAAGTGCTGGGTCAAGTAGGTGTGAGTTCATTCAAAATCATCTCTAAACTGCAAGCACTCTCCGACGAATCCCTAGATTTACAAAAACAGGTCATCGACTCGGTCGAAAGCTCTTTAGAACGACTCAGAATAACGCAACTCTATGGTTTATTACTGCATCGTCCAGGGCAGTTGCTGAGTAATCAAGGAGTAACCTTATATCAAGCTTTGCAAGACTTAAAGAATAAGGGTTTGGTCAAAAAAATTGGTATTTCTATCTATAGTCCAACGGAGCTAGAAGCTTTATGTCGTTCTTTTGAGTTTGATTTAATTCAAGCTCCATTTAATATATTTGACCGTCGTTTAGAAAGGCAAGGATGGCTGGACAAGTTAAAAAAGAAAGGGGTAGAGGTTCACAGTCGCTCTGTTTTTCTACAGGGTCTGCTTTTGATGGATTCAGCTAGTCGTCCTCAATACTTTGAACGCTGGGAATTTCTATTTAAACGATTAGAAGAATGGTGCAAAACTGAGAATCTAACCTTACTTGAAGCTTGCTTAGGAACTGCATGGTTAAACCAAAATATTGATAAGATTATTGTTGGTGTCGATTCTCTAGCACACTTGCAAGAAATTGTAGCTACAATTACAGACGAATTGTTACTACCTCCTGATGATTTATACTGTGAGGATACTCGCTTGATAAACCCTAGTGAATGGAAGTTATCATGA
- a CDS encoding PIG-L deacetylase family protein produces MSQKTLIIAAHPDDEVLGCGGTIAAQTSQGTSVQVMFLADGVSSRGGEASAELQRRHHAAHTAAELLGIESVSFADFPDNQLDTVPLLRIVQRIEDRITQYQPDTILTHHAGDVNIDHQRVHQAVITACRPQPGHPVKTLLLFEVPSSTEWQPPGSAAAFLPNWFIDISDTLEGKLEALAAYGEELRDFPHPRSVEAVKALARWRGATVGVRAAEAFVLGRRIG; encoded by the coding sequence ATGAGCCAAAAAACTCTAATTATCGCCGCTCACCCTGATGATGAAGTCCTCGGATGCGGTGGGACGATCGCCGCCCAAACCAGTCAGGGAACCTCTGTACAGGTGATGTTTCTAGCCGATGGGGTGTCCTCCCGTGGGGGTGAAGCATCTGCCGAACTTCAACGCCGTCATCATGCCGCTCACACCGCTGCTGAGTTATTAGGGATTGAATCGGTCAGTTTCGCTGACTTCCCCGATAATCAACTGGATACGGTTCCCCTACTCAGGATTGTCCAACGGATTGAGGACAGGATTACCCAGTACCAACCGGATACGATTTTGACTCACCATGCTGGAGATGTGAATATCGACCATCAGCGAGTTCATCAGGCTGTTATCACGGCTTGTCGTCCTCAGCCGGGACATCCCGTGAAAACCTTGCTTCTGTTTGAAGTTCCATCGAGTACGGAATGGCAACCCCCCGGTTCCGCTGCTGCATTTTTGCCGAACTGGTTTATTGATATTTCTGATACCCTAGAGGGTAAACTGGAAGCCCTCGCCGCCTATGGCGAAGAACTGCGAGACTTTCCCCATCCTCGTTCTGTTGAGGCAGTTAAAGCGTTGGCTCGCTGGCGGGGTGCAACGGTGGGGGTTAGGGCAGCTGAGGCGTTTGTCTTGGGCAGGCGGATTGGGTGA